A window from Mycoplasma phocoeninasale encodes these proteins:
- a CDS encoding IdeS/Mac family cysteine endopeptidase (This family includes IgM or IgG-cleaving cysteine proteases.), which produces MKKAKYLLILSTLLLTPLAAVACVVPKANKNVENKDESTKAEEGKNRGNSKSNTFINIKSNEATKDDRKTGDNTKENSSIIKESEAKNDSNNIEEKNAEINKDKENKDQSKVTEKDGKEEQSIPKLDNDPKNKIDDQKQTNNVKDISENTTNINNTKNQKIIESLQNIVSETRWVSGVNVDVRKFLRSSEEGLEYYQYPLRGSENEGWYDINKDFEGGDWTLCSANVASNLLHWWLDQNKKYVDKYIELNPEKAAIKSGDTIKYLSKIRTNYKDEDGYYDKSEIFNDFKNLFGGKYLWPDKLIDMFINGYKYTKKFSPNNESDYQPSQVRGFLKEVFESKRLSDFKEPGDLKTFSKIIKDWLDEKRGLAISYSTRVGAGHIITIWGADFDKDGNVIAIYISDSDNKSEKMNSENNPGKKERVGMTRLRVDYSTGVAKLSSYAEKGSGAKVLHLYSIKNGESIWKSYFEKQNIKL; this is translated from the coding sequence ATGAAAAAGGCAAAATATTTATTAATATTGTCTACATTGTTGCTAACTCCATTGGCAGCAGTTGCTTGTGTAGTACCAAAAGCAAATAAGAATGTGGAAAATAAAGACGAAAGTACAAAGGCCGAAGAAGGTAAAAATAGAGGAAATAGTAAGAGCAATACTTTTATAAATATCAAAAGTAATGAAGCTACAAAAGATGACCGTAAAACTGGGGATAATACTAAAGAAAATTCATCAATAATAAAAGAATCAGAAGCCAAAAATGATTCCAATAATATCGAAGAAAAAAATGCTGAAATAAACAAAGATAAAGAAAATAAAGATCAATCTAAAGTAACTGAAAAAGATGGAAAAGAGGAACAATCAATTCCGAAATTAGACAATGACCCTAAAAATAAAATTGATGATCAGAAACAAACAAATAATGTAAAAGATATAAGTGAAAATACCACTAATATTAATAATACTAAAAACCAAAAGATCATTGAATCACTGCAAAATATTGTTTCAGAAACTAGATGAGTTTCTGGAGTAAATGTTGATGTTAGAAAATTTTTAAGATCAAGTGAGGAAGGTTTAGAATACTATCAATATCCACTTCGTGGTTCGGAAAATGAGGGGTGATATGATATTAACAAGGATTTTGAAGGTGGAGATTGAACACTTTGTTCAGCTAATGTAGCTTCTAATCTGCTACATTGATGACTTGATCAAAATAAAAAATATGTAGATAAATATATTGAACTCAATCCAGAAAAAGCAGCGATAAAATCAGGAGATACAATTAAGTATTTGTCTAAAATTAGAACAAATTATAAAGATGAAGATGGCTATTATGATAAAAGCGAAATCTTTAATGATTTTAAAAATTTATTTGGTGGCAAATATCTTTGACCAGATAAGCTTATTGACATGTTTATTAATGGTTACAAGTATACTAAAAAGTTCTCACCAAATAATGAATCAGATTACCAACCGAGTCAGGTTCGTGGATTTTTAAAGGAAGTTTTCGAAAGTAAAAGATTATCAGACTTCAAAGAACCAGGTGATTTAAAAACCTTTTCAAAAATTATAAAAGATTGACTCGATGAAAAAAGAGGATTAGCAATCTCATATAGTACAAGAGTAGGGGCAGGCCATATTATTACAATTTGAGGAGCTGATTTCGATAAAGATGGCAATGTCATTGCAATTTATATTAGTGACTCTGATAATAAAAGTGAAAAAATGAATTCTGAAAATAACCCAGGAAAAAAAGAAAGAGTTGGCATGACAAGACTTAGAGTTGACTACTCAACTGGAGTGGCCAAATTAAGTTCATATGCCGAAAAAGGTAGTGGGGCAAAAGTTTTACATCTATACTCAATAAAAAATGGTGAGTCAATTTGAAAATCTTATTTTGAAAAACAAAACATAAAATTATAA
- a CDS encoding ATP-binding protein gives MLEKMEFQIKNQKLELDFDMVNIIVGPKGSGKSTLLSLIGQAIMNKYAFKDGSKWLKEEGVNLDLISVKIDNSTRLAKNFTFYYEKENSKSRDWIVDLQKDLTGYISQDDSRKKSLDESEDVKKITNEKIKEFANKIASTKDNGIEIFVSLGNLLLEYYTLSEKGINFEIIFDKEKSSTKNELSTFINTNNSPEIKNKIESINKNIEDTIKNLNHVENNIRRNNNAIIDIIEKTTFANFFNLDITAKISNYEGKFIEAKNELVEKYNALTKINSDKLKVLEIFWNTYEFQKKEYRKKMSDDKKQDDEWINLLEYFENIATILAKIKKQYDSIMLDEITLNWNQESNSTNLIYKLNPITMDEDEKFEFFKNYLGSDNKRRNLRDLLKNKDKFMKSYDDENLEKKVITPLVENHIEILAGDKRYQDMSLGEKSLFGINYVLNNINIGDYSEYLLLDQIEDNLDNKTITENILPLLMKKKEERKQMFIVTHNSNIGTLLEGKIIVSDIFNEDGNKFISKKIISEDNGIKETGESLYLEGGIKSLNKRSEIISRKINESEEEK, from the coding sequence ATGCTAGAAAAAATGGAATTCCAGATAAAAAATCAAAAACTTGAACTTGATTTTGACATGGTAAATATTATTGTTGGACCTAAAGGTAGTGGTAAAAGTACACTGCTATCTTTAATTGGTCAAGCGATTATGAATAAATATGCTTTTAAAGATGGCTCAAAATGACTAAAAGAAGAAGGAGTTAATCTAGATCTAATTAGTGTCAAAATTGATAATTCAACGAGACTTGCTAAAAATTTTACTTTTTATTATGAAAAGGAAAATTCAAAATCAAGAGATTGAATAGTAGATTTACAAAAAGATTTGACTGGTTATATTTCTCAAGATGATTCTAGAAAAAAATCTTTAGATGAATCTGAGGATGTGAAAAAAATCACAAATGAAAAAATCAAAGAATTTGCCAACAAGATTGCTAGTACTAAAGATAATGGTATTGAAATTTTTGTTAGTCTCGGTAATTTGTTGTTAGAATATTACACATTATCCGAAAAGGGAATTAACTTTGAAATTATTTTTGATAAAGAAAAATCTTCTACTAAAAATGAACTTTCCACTTTTATTAATACTAATAATTCACCTGAAATTAAAAATAAAATAGAATCGATAAATAAAAATATTGAGGACACAATAAAAAATTTAAATCATGTTGAAAATAATATTAGAAGAAATAATAACGCAATCATTGATATCATTGAAAAGACTACATTCGCAAATTTTTTTAATTTAGATATAACAGCAAAAATTTCAAACTATGAAGGAAAATTTATTGAAGCAAAAAATGAACTAGTTGAAAAATATAATGCCTTAACTAAAATTAACAGTGACAAACTCAAAGTATTAGAAATCTTTTGAAATACTTACGAATTTCAAAAAAAAGAATATCGAAAGAAAATGTCGGATGATAAAAAACAAGATGATGAATGAATTAATCTACTAGAATATTTTGAAAATATTGCCACTATTCTAGCAAAAATAAAAAAACAGTATGACTCAATAATGCTAGATGAAATTACTTTGAATTGAAATCAAGAATCTAATTCAACTAATTTAATTTATAAATTAAATCCAATCACAATGGATGAAGATGAAAAATTTGAATTTTTTAAAAACTATCTAGGAAGTGATAATAAAAGGCGTAACTTGCGAGATTTGCTAAAAAATAAAGATAAATTTATGAAAAGCTATGATGATGAAAATCTTGAAAAAAAAGTTATAACTCCATTAGTAGAAAATCATATTGAAATTTTAGCAGGTGATAAACGCTATCAAGATATGTCATTGGGAGAAAAAAGTTTATTTGGTATCAACTATGTTTTAAATAACATTAATATTGGAGATTATTCTGAGTATTTATTGTTAGATCAAATTGAGGATAATTTGGATAATAAAACCATTACTGAAAATATTTTGCCATTGTTAATGAAGAAAAAAGAAGAAAGAAAACAAATGTTTATTGTTACTCATAACTCCAATATTGGTACTTTATTAGAAGGAAAAATTATTGTATCAGATATCTTTAATGAAGACGGAAATAAATTCATATCTAAAAAGATTATCAGTGAAGATAATGGCATCAAAGAGACAGGAGAATCACTTTATTTAGAAGGTGGAATTAAGTCTTTAAATAAACGAAGTGAAATTATTAGCAGAAAAATTAATGAAAGTGAAGAGGAAAAATAA
- the def gene encoding peptide deformylase, with protein MFKFEDVKLVQLPDQVLRKKSQNVELPLSQENIDLIEKMIYHVDDSQKPKTKFRPAVGVAAVQYGILKNIFYIMIKDQDGQDGKYLFKDALVNPVMLGHSEHKIAISEGEGCLSVKENHPHQEGFIYRYSRVIIKAYSYNEKKEKIYDVSGYLAIVMQHEFDHLQGTLFIDHINQKDPWYNDKDAKFI; from the coding sequence ATGTTTAAATTTGAAGATGTTAAATTAGTTCAACTGCCCGACCAAGTACTGAGAAAAAAATCGCAAAATGTTGAATTGCCACTATCACAAGAAAACATTGATTTGATTGAAAAAATGATCTACCACGTTGATGATAGTCAAAAGCCAAAAACCAAGTTTAGGCCAGCAGTTGGTGTGGCGGCAGTACAATATGGAATTTTAAAAAATATTTTCTACATTATGATTAAAGATCAAGATGGACAAGATGGAAAATACTTATTCAAAGATGCACTTGTTAATCCGGTAATGTTAGGACATTCTGAACACAAAATCGCAATTTCTGAAGGTGAAGGTTGTCTAAGTGTAAAAGAAAATCACCCTCATCAAGAAGGCTTTATCTATCGTTATTCAAGGGTAATTATCAAAGCATATTCATACAATGAAAAGAAAGAAAAGATATATGATGTCTCAGGCTATCTAGCCATTGTAATGCAACATGAATTCGACCACTTACAAGGAACACTATTTATTGACCATATTAACCAAAAAGATCCATGATATAACGATAAGGATGCCAAGTTTATTTAG
- a CDS encoding hemolysin family protein yields the protein MELPLTTDLQSNNTTISQGQPWEYITYSILLLFLLVCSGIFSACETAYTALNRAKINTLIEKKVRGAKLIEKQHNFFNRTLGTVLIANNLVNISASTLLVYLLSLTTLSSGIATIVSTLVMTPIIVFLAEIIPKLIAKSQPEKTVRSFYWFIEMLYWIFFPITYPISKIGRKIYITNTEEEVKNLINIAQDEGVLDTNESAMAKNVLDLDSTKVLQHYIKLKNVDYISSKATMAEALKMFKQTNYSRIPVEKDGNLIGILLLKDIFFLKRGSIMNYVKMVPTLSANSILSVALEKLRQSRAQMAFVTENNNSGNVIGIITIEDILEEVVGEIYDEYDDDEQIYEISLERCEAKGTVIMKTLWKQLELEKILNYDLDENEKNLSLSAWLEIQMKRPLRKNSKFTFKDKLYFKVLEKKSKEKKYDYIEIDWS from the coding sequence ATGGAATTACCGCTCACAACCGATTTACAGTCAAATAATACAACAATATCACAAGGTCAACCATGAGAGTACATTACTTACTCAATTTTATTACTATTTTTGCTAGTATGCAGTGGCATTTTTTCAGCATGTGAAACTGCCTATACCGCATTAAACCGAGCAAAAATTAATACACTAATTGAAAAAAAAGTCCGTGGTGCTAAATTAATCGAAAAACAGCACAATTTTTTCAACCGTACGCTTGGAACAGTACTAATTGCTAACAATTTAGTCAATATTTCCGCCTCGACGCTGCTAGTTTATCTACTCTCACTCACCACACTAAGTTCCGGAATTGCGACAATTGTTTCAACGTTAGTGATGACGCCAATCATTGTCTTTCTAGCCGAAATAATTCCGAAACTAATAGCAAAAAGTCAACCAGAAAAGACGGTACGTTCATTTTACTGATTTATTGAAATGTTATACTGAATTTTTTTCCCAATTACTTACCCAATTTCCAAAATTGGTAGAAAAATTTACATAACAAACACCGAAGAAGAAGTAAAAAACTTAATAAATATTGCTCAAGATGAGGGCGTTCTAGACACAAATGAATCTGCTATGGCAAAAAATGTTTTGGACCTTGACTCAACAAAAGTTTTACAACACTACATCAAGCTTAAAAATGTTGATTATATTTCATCCAAAGCGACAATGGCTGAAGCTCTAAAAATGTTTAAGCAAACTAACTATTCACGAATCCCGGTTGAAAAAGATGGCAATTTGATCGGAATATTGTTGCTAAAAGATATCTTTTTCCTAAAGCGTGGCAGCATCATGAATTATGTCAAAATGGTGCCAACACTTTCAGCTAATTCAATTCTATCAGTAGCGCTTGAAAAACTACGTCAATCACGTGCTCAAATGGCTTTTGTCACTGAAAATAACAATAGTGGCAATGTTATTGGAATCATTACTATTGAAGATATTTTAGAAGAAGTTGTCGGTGAAATTTATGATGAGTATGATGATGATGAACAAATCTATGAAATAAGTTTAGAGCGTTGCGAAGCTAAAGGCACTGTTATCATGAAAACCTTATGAAAACAGCTTGAACTTGAAAAAATTCTAAATTATGACCTTGATGAAAATGAAAAAAATCTTTCACTGTCAGCTTGACTTGAGATACAGATGAAACGTCCATTGCGCAAAAACAGTAAGTTTACTTTTAAAGACAAACTTTATTTTAAGGTTCTAGAAAAAAAATCAAAAGAAAAAAAATATGACTATATCGAAATTGATTGAAGTTAA
- the rpsF gene encoding 30S ribosomal protein S6, with protein sequence MSNYEIMILVDPAAKEEDFTSLVFSVLNEKDAKLEKLERSELAYPIKKMSRASYYLISAKAEPHLIAELTRKLNISKIILRNLIINLDSERGLKPRKVKKVYGRKPAFANNRDGKKTFPRPYNKDNTEAKPGNNEARGERKPRPRVEKSK encoded by the coding sequence ATGTCAAATTATGAAATTATGATTCTAGTCGATCCTGCTGCCAAAGAGGAAGATTTTACTTCTTTGGTTTTTAGCGTTTTAAATGAAAAAGATGCTAAGTTAGAAAAACTAGAACGTAGCGAATTAGCTTATCCTATCAAAAAAATGTCACGTGCATCATATTATTTAATTTCTGCTAAAGCAGAACCACATTTAATTGCTGAACTAACCAGAAAATTAAATATTAGCAAAATCATCTTAAGAAATCTAATTATTAATTTAGATTCTGAAAGAGGACTAAAACCTAGAAAAGTTAAAAAAGTTTATGGTAGAAAACCAGCTTTTGCTAACAACCGTGATGGTAAAAAAACTTTCCCAAGACCATATAATAAAGATAACACCGAAGCAAAACCAGGCAATAACGAAGCAAGAGGCGAAAGAAAACCTAGACCTAGAGTCGAAAAATCTAAATAA
- a CDS encoding single-stranded DNA-binding protein: protein MNKVILVGRMANSPYKGITASNVEYSRFTIVVKRPYITPNNEPILDFVPCVAWRANAQFVNKYHDKGSLLLIEGSFQSSKITSPDGQISNSYVISVDRVESLESKEAAEARKKNSLTREFTIPADPKFSKEDNHSPAEAQEDAFDQLDWDF from the coding sequence ATGAATAAAGTTATTTTAGTTGGTCGTATGGCCAACAGTCCGTATAAAGGAATTACGGCTTCAAATGTGGAATACTCTAGATTTACTATTGTTGTAAAACGTCCATACATCACCCCTAATAATGAGCCAATTTTGGATTTTGTTCCATGTGTAGCATGACGAGCAAATGCCCAGTTTGTGAATAAATATCATGATAAAGGCTCGCTGCTATTAATCGAAGGATCATTTCAATCATCAAAGATTACTAGCCCAGATGGCCAAATTAGTAATTCGTATGTTATTAGTGTTGATCGTGTTGAATCACTTGAAAGTAAAGAAGCTGCTGAAGCTCGCAAAAAAAATAGCCTTACTAGAGAATTCACTATTCCTGCAGACCCCAAATTTAGTAAAGAAGATAATCACAGTCCAGCTGAAGCACAAGAAGATGCTTTTGATCAACTTGATTGAGATTTTTAG
- the rpsR gene encoding 30S ribosomal protein S18, with protein sequence MARIVRKKPFIRKRPCQFCLSKQPVTYVDYKNEEVVSKLVNLQGKILSSRITGTCSKHQRAVALAIKRARYVAILPYVGPMKRDPKDSKKEEAKKTEATE encoded by the coding sequence ATGGCAAGAATTGTTCGTAAAAAACCTTTTATTCGTAAACGTCCATGTCAATTTTGTTTAAGTAAACAACCTGTTACTTATGTTGACTATAAAAATGAAGAAGTGGTATCAAAATTAGTTAATTTACAAGGAAAAATTTTATCATCTCGTATTACTGGAACATGCTCAAAACACCAAAGAGCAGTTGCCTTAGCAATTAAAAGAGCAAGATATGTGGCAATTTTACCATATGTCGGCCCAATGAAACGTGACCCAAAAGATAGCAAAAAAGAAGAAGCTAAAAAAACTGAAGCAACAGAATAG
- a CDS encoding replication-associated recombination protein A yields the protein MKSNLANSIRPDHLDNFICDDNLKFLFKNIIEKNDFRSFIFYGKPGTGKTTISYILAKGLKVSFEYFNAAIGNKDELIYKLKTNKILIIDEIHRLNKDKQDILLPYLENDLITIYATTTENPYFKINPALRSRSTIIEFKKPNLETLSTNLRNIAKSQNDIPHFSEDILKFIAEQANGDFRAAINNLELIATIFRKKSPSLSEVKKIIPATQFASDTKSDNHYDYLSAFHKSLRGSDPDGALYWGMIIMKSGDFDGLIRRLICAAYEDVGLANPKIGPLVMAAVDAFERLGMPEGYLPLSNAIINIAISPKSNSIYLAANKISSSLDEGKIYEVPNHLKDANYASAKKLGRGISYQYPHDFKNHYIEQKYLPEELGEVRFFEFQNNGYEEKIKNYWNSIKNSIEE from the coding sequence ATGAAATCAAACTTAGCTAATTCTATTCGCCCCGACCATTTGGATAATTTTATTTGCGATGATAATTTAAAATTTTTATTCAAAAATATTATTGAAAAAAATGATTTTCGATCTTTTATATTCTATGGTAAGCCTGGGACTGGAAAAACCACAATTTCATATATTCTAGCAAAGGGTTTAAAGGTCTCATTTGAATATTTTAATGCTGCCATTGGCAACAAGGATGAACTAATTTATAAACTTAAAACCAATAAAATTCTAATTATTGATGAAATTCACCGTTTGAATAAAGATAAACAAGACATTCTTCTACCATATCTTGAAAATGATTTAATTACAATTTATGCTACAACAACAGAAAATCCTTATTTTAAAATTAACCCTGCACTAAGGTCACGGTCAACAATTATTGAATTCAAAAAGCCGAATTTAGAGACCTTATCTACTAATTTGAGAAATATTGCTAAAAGTCAAAATGATATTCCTCATTTTTCTGAGGATATTCTCAAATTCATTGCCGAACAGGCCAATGGTGATTTTCGTGCTGCTATTAACAATTTAGAACTTATTGCGACAATTTTTAGAAAAAAATCACCATCATTATCTGAAGTTAAAAAAATTATTCCTGCCACTCAATTTGCCTCAGATACAAAATCTGATAATCACTATGATTATTTAAGTGCCTTTCATAAATCATTGAGGGGTTCAGATCCTGACGGCGCCCTTTATTGAGGAATGATAATTATGAAATCTGGAGACTTTGATGGACTAATTCGTCGCTTAATTTGTGCTGCTTATGAAGATGTTGGGCTGGCTAACCCGAAAATTGGTCCTTTAGTAATGGCGGCGGTCGATGCTTTTGAGAGATTAGGGATGCCTGAAGGATATTTGCCGCTTTCTAATGCTATAATTAATATTGCTATTAGTCCCAAATCTAATTCAATATATTTGGCTGCCAATAAAATTTCGTCATCTTTAGATGAAGGGAAAATTTATGAAGTACCAAATCACTTAAAAGATGCCAACTATGCATCAGCAAAAAAACTTGGGAGAGGAATTAGCTATCAATATCCACATGATTTTAAAAATCATTATATAGAACAAAAATATTTACCAGAAGAGTTAGGTGAAGTGAGGTTTTTTGAATTTCAAAATAATGGATATGAAGAAAAAATTAAAAACTACTGAAATTCAATTAAAAATAGTATCGAGGAGTAA
- the pheS gene encoding phenylalanine--tRNA ligase subunit alpha produces the protein MEFDLEKINSIEDLKNIKNQFNNSEEILDLMKQIKTAEPSKKAELGKTIQKLKKAADDFFEQAKEKINNLEIQKNLEKEFEDFSSPVTFDGAIHPINIISQRFRNWLVANGYFESQGSEIEDEEYNFERLNIPQSHPARDMQDSLYLNENILLRTHNTGISARMLEEHANKEFSQFAIGKVYRNDEEDHSHTHQFTQLDFVSVGHHSFGTLIYTLKSLLSYVLEQDNLEIRLRPSYFPFTEPSVEVDIFFNNRWIEVLGAGIVHENVLKMAGYSNDMTAIAAGIGIERIAMIKYGIDDIREFYVNDKRFLKQFK, from the coding sequence ATGGAATTTGATTTAGAAAAAATTAACAGTATTGAAGATTTAAAAAATATCAAAAATCAGTTTAATAATTCAGAGGAGATTTTGGATCTTATGAAGCAGATAAAAACTGCTGAACCATCAAAAAAAGCTGAACTTGGTAAAACAATTCAAAAACTAAAAAAAGCAGCTGATGATTTTTTTGAACAAGCTAAAGAAAAAATTAACAATCTAGAAATTCAAAAAAATTTGGAAAAAGAATTTGAGGATTTTTCTAGTCCCGTCACTTTTGACGGAGCTATTCATCCAATCAATATTATTAGTCAACGTTTTCGAAATTGACTTGTTGCTAATGGATATTTTGAATCCCAAGGAAGTGAAATTGAAGATGAGGAGTATAATTTTGAGCGTTTAAATATTCCACAATCACATCCCGCAAGAGACATGCAAGATTCTCTTTATCTAAATGAAAATATTTTGCTTAGAACTCATAACACTGGCATTAGCGCAAGAATGCTTGAAGAACATGCTAATAAAGAATTCTCACAATTCGCAATTGGTAAAGTCTACCGCAATGACGAAGAAGATCATAGCCATACTCACCAATTTACACAACTTGACTTTGTTAGTGTTGGTCATCATTCATTTGGAACTTTGATTTATACTTTGAAGTCTTTACTGTCATATGTTTTAGAACAAGATAATTTAGAAATTCGTCTTCGTCCTTCGTATTTCCCTTTCACTGAACCTAGTGTTGAAGTTGATATCTTTTTCAACAATCGTTGGATTGAGGTTTTGGGTGCAGGAATCGTTCATGAAAATGTTTTAAAAATGGCAGGATATTCAAATGATATGACTGCTATTGCCGCAGGAATTGGCATTGAAAGAATTGCAATGATTAAATATGGAATTGATGACATTCGTGAATTTTATGTTAATGATAAAAGATTTTTGAAGCAATTTAAATAG
- a CDS encoding phenylalanine--tRNA ligase subunit beta codes for MLFSYKTLCRLANLENVSVEKMVSAINSIGFEVEEYHKFADVEGIKLCHVIKSYKNPNADRLTVCEIEFADGSHSIIQTTATNMKDDDYVMAFVPGSRSKGQTFSARTMQGIVSEGMFVGLLELGFNEESLPDDQKEGIFQVGKIDLNIDPIQYFDLDDYLIDVSILSNRYDAACYLIFAKELSAYFNSKVLEIPKPHPTLSSSLKIAELKKTNSFTLVEANAKNFTLNIAEKMLLWKHKIKTFDNAVDLSNLVLLYTGVPCHVYDKTKLKSSTFSTALSSEDISILGNQHVKLANNLVVKNGDDTVAVAATIGIHEFGYDKDSSQAIFELASFDLKEVRKSSKQLKLETNSSNRASREIANGSLIMAYDFLCQYLDEYSSQINAPKIHKKTILLDKSYINKLAGFNISKTKRYEQVLLKLKSLDFKFRSDNLSLTFPSYRYDLNTMQDFVEELFRFYGYENFTSKIPKITSSYVSHSLESKFNYLLSSKEYLNVKTYTLINPEENIFNPFNFGSAYNANDSKNYNHSQIRFSLITSLLNCIVHNHKQGMIKNSFFEIAMIHNQMNVLGIASDSKSFSEIKKDVISLTNCQLTFKNSTNSIFNPYVSTEIYHGSEMVGYIAKLHPRFGHPNVIFSEILLEKITNSDVKYKNYNHNPLKSRDLTVTVNPKESLENIINKINTLKGVHLVEIKDTYLKDDGTKNITISVILEEWATKKFDADFNK; via the coding sequence ATGTTATTTTCATATAAAACGCTGTGCCGTTTAGCAAATTTGGAAAATGTGTCTGTTGAAAAAATGGTTTCAGCAATTAATTCAATTGGTTTTGAAGTTGAAGAATATCATAAATTTGCCGATGTTGAAGGAATAAAACTCTGTCACGTTATTAAATCGTATAAAAATCCAAATGCTGATCGTTTAACTGTTTGTGAAATTGAATTTGCTGATGGCAGTCATTCAATAATTCAAACGACAGCAACAAACATGAAAGATGATGACTATGTTATGGCGTTTGTGCCAGGTTCACGTTCAAAAGGACAAACCTTTTCAGCGAGAACTATGCAAGGCATTGTTTCAGAAGGAATGTTTGTTGGTCTATTAGAGCTTGGTTTTAATGAGGAATCTCTTCCGGATGATCAAAAAGAAGGCATTTTTCAAGTTGGAAAAATTGATTTAAATATTGACCCCATTCAATATTTTGATCTAGATGATTATTTAATTGATGTATCAATTCTTTCAAATCGCTATGATGCTGCTTGCTATTTAATTTTCGCAAAAGAACTATCAGCTTATTTTAATAGCAAAGTACTAGAAATTCCCAAACCACATCCAACGCTATCATCTTCATTAAAAATCGCCGAGCTTAAAAAAACTAATTCATTTACTTTAGTTGAGGCAAATGCTAAAAATTTCACACTAAATATTGCCGAGAAAATGCTACTATGAAAGCATAAAATTAAAACTTTTGACAATGCTGTTGATTTGAGCAATTTGGTTTTATTATATACTGGTGTTCCTTGTCATGTTTATGATAAAACTAAACTAAAAAGTTCAACTTTTTCAACTGCTCTATCTTCAGAAGATATTTCGATTTTAGGTAATCAACATGTTAAATTAGCAAATAATTTAGTTGTTAAAAATGGTGATGATACTGTTGCAGTTGCGGCAACAATCGGAATTCATGAATTTGGCTATGACAAGGATTCTTCACAAGCCATTTTTGAGCTAGCTTCATTTGATTTGAAAGAGGTTAGAAAGAGTTCTAAACAGCTTAAATTAGAAACAAATTCATCAAATCGAGCAAGTCGAGAAATTGCTAATGGGTCCCTAATTATGGCCTATGATTTTCTATGTCAATATTTAGATGAATATTCCTCACAAATTAATGCGCCAAAAATTCATAAAAAAACAATTTTATTAGATAAAAGCTATATTAATAAATTAGCTGGATTTAATATTAGTAAAACTAAAAGATATGAGCAAGTACTACTAAAACTAAAATCATTAGATTTTAAATTTAGATCAGATAATCTTTCACTTACTTTCCCATCTTATCGTTATGATCTTAATACAATGCAGGACTTTGTTGAAGAACTATTTCGTTTCTATGGCTATGAAAACTTTACAAGCAAAATACCAAAGATTACAAGTAGCTACGTTAGCCATAGTCTTGAAAGCAAATTCAATTATTTATTGTCTTCAAAAGAATATTTGAATGTAAAAACATACACATTAATTAATCCTGAAGAAAATATTTTTAACCCTTTTAATTTTGGAAGCGCCTATAATGCTAATGATTCAAAAAATTACAACCATTCACAAATTCGTTTCTCATTGATTACCAGCCTGCTAAATTGTATAGTTCACAATCATAAACAAGGAATGATAAAAAATTCGTTTTTTGAAATTGCTATGATACACAATCAAATGAATGTTTTAGGAATTGCATCTGATAGTAAATCATTTTCAGAAATTAAAAAAGATGTAATCTCATTAACTAACTGTCAACTAACCTTCAAAAATAGTACTAATTCAATTTTTAATCCCTATGTTTCAACTGAAATTTATCATGGCAGCGAAATGGTTGGATATATTGCTAAATTACATCCAAGATTTGGTCATCCTAATGTAATTTTTTCCGAAATTCTACTAGAAAAAATTACTAATTCAGATGTTAAATATAAAAACTACAACCACAATCCTTTAAAATCACGGGATCTGACAGTTACTGTTAATCCAAAAGAAAGTCTAGAAAATATTATCAATAAGATCAATACATTAAAAGGTGTTCATTTAGTTGAGATTAAAGATACATATTTAAAAGATGATGGTACAAAAAATATTACCATATCAGTTATTTTAGAAGAATGAGCAACAAAGAAATTTGACGCCGACTTTAATAAATAA